In Cryptomeria japonica unplaced genomic scaffold, Sugi_1.0 HiC_scaffold_62, whole genome shotgun sequence, the genomic window atctTTTAGTCAAATCTGGAAAACCAAATTAAATTGTTGCAAGCCATACTAAACATTGCAATTTAGGAGTTTTTATAGAGGTTGCAACCTCTTCCAACAAATAATTCATTCCTGATTACATTCATTAtgcattatttaaataaaataattaattgaatagtCTCCTAAAAATAAAACATGTGAGTACACATGATTTATTCCACTAAAAATAAAACTGAAATAATTGTCTCAAAAAAACTGAAAAAAGTTTTCTTCTTGTGCATAGAAAGAACTGGAGTTCTACAATTAAAGCATGAGTTGTATGCATGTTTgcgacatcaattatctttaatCCAACATATTTTGGTAGTCTGCAATTAGTTGGTAGATGAATTTGTAGGTATCAATGCAAGAGAACGCACTATCGACGAGGTCTCTGCCAGTACATTGCAAGATCTACAGGAGCTGGTATCGGTAAATAAGTAAACAGTTGTCTTCTCATATtttctttcatcctttgtgatcttTTCTGGTGGCAAATCATTTTTATCATGTATGTTGCATGCCAGATAGCGATCAAACTGGTGAGACGGATATCATAGATTTGTTAGTGTTACGAAGTAACGGTAACTGATGAAAGTTGGAtggattatattttttttatttttggtctCTTTAGTTCTAGGTCTGCTATGCTACATTTGCATCTCTTCTCCTATAGTTGCCTTCCAGCTTCTTTTTTAATTCTGTCTGGTCATGTTTCATATCCTTCAGATTCAACAGCTGGTGGATTATATATTTTCTAATGGCAAATTGTACGGATGTGCATCTTATtccttttaaaaaatattttgcagTGCGTCTTTGGGTTGTCGGTAGAATCAATGTTGTGCTGTTATGATTCAAAAGGGAACAATGTGCTCCCTATTCTTTTGCTTATGCAGGAATGGCTGTATGCCTAAGGAGGTTTGAAGGTATGTAGTTCTATTCTTACATAATAAACATATTTCATTGCATCTGAATAGTGCTTGAGGAGTTCACAATTGTCTTGCGGTCTCACTGACATTTGTTTTATATGAGCTTGCAAATGGAAGGTATATTCTGCATAAATGCAGAGAGTACAGAAGAAGAGCATTTACGAAACCAACTCAATAAAGCGATTGTTTCTGATGACATAGACGTACATTATCTAGCAGATTTGATAAAGGTATGCCTAATAGATTTGTCTTAGTGGTAACTAGTTTACGCAACAAGAGTAAAGATTAAATTAATCTTTTTTGGCCATATTGTTTGTCCATGTGATTTTCTTTGTCAACATTTTGCATAGGAATTTTTTTGTATCATTTGAAGTTATATGTTTCAAATAAGTAGTGCGTGTATGTGAAAATATCTTGTTTATGCTATGTATACTCTGGTTGGAATTACCTGAACTTCTATGTTTGGTTTCTAAGAGCAATTTCACTTTTCAACACTAGCTTGAAGCCTAAATTCATTCcccattttatttcaatttttggtTTCATTCATTATGCTTGAATAAAATTTTAGAGGAAGAATCTTATGGTTCTCTGGAACCAGAGTGAATGCAGAAACTCATTCAAGCATTCCTCAATTTGGGTGATTGCTTCTTGTCTACTTTGGCAGCATAATTCCAGCTTAGATCTTATCACCTCtggagcattttaatgctttacaAAGTGCCATAAATACAAAAAATTGTCAATTGGTTAAGAGAGCTTTAGAAGCAACAAATGAACTTCAGTCATATTCATGGATGAGCGCACCTCGGCTTTAGATGCTCGGGTTGCTGCTATTATAATATGTGCAGTGCGGAATACTGTGGATACAGGGTGTATCGTAGTTTGCACTATTCACCAGCCAAGTATTGATATTTTTTAAGCATTTGATGAGGTAATTACATGGGGTATGACATTTGAGAATGGTAGATTCTTCTTTTTGTAGTCTAATCTTGGTGAATTTTTCATTTATTGCAGTTGTTGTTAGTGAAGTGGGAAAGTGAAATCATTAATGCTGGTGCACTGGGCCTTCAATAAAAAAATCTAATAGAATATTTTGAGGTAGAAAGAAATTCCCTATACCAAGAAAGTATGGTTTTTCTTGAGTGTCATTTATGCCTAAAAATTATGAGGCAAGGTTTGAGTGAATATTGGTATAATTTTCTTGAAGGCTATTCCGGCCATTCTCAAGATGAGGGATGGGCATAATCCTGCAACTTTGATGTTAGAGGTAACCTCTGTGGCTGTTGCGCACCAACTTGGTAGAAAATTCACTGAGATCTACAAAGAATTGAATCTTTGTAGGTAAGTACAAGTGAAGCTTATTACAACAATTCATTTCCAATcacttcttcatcttccatctcggTCAGAATCTTTggatcttctaattattttcaAATACTGAAATATAGCATTTTATAAAGGTAAAATATTTAACTAGTTAAGGAGTTAAGTGTCCATGTTTCTGCTGCCAAGGATCTTTACTTTCCAGCTCTATATGCTCAAAATCTTTGGATACAATTTACATGTTATTTTCTGAAACAGTTTTAAACATATTGGCGAAGTCCTGGTTACAATCTGCTATGTTTTTCTTTCACTTTTATCTCAAGATTGATCTGTGGTATCATCTACTGGCAACAAGGGACAAATATGTGAGCCGATGTGATATGAAGTTGGAGTTGAATTAACTTTTCACGATAAAATATGGCACTCTATAGTTCAATTGGAATATTCAAATTTCATAGTAAGCAATATCTGTGTTTTTGTTTTAATTCTAATCCATAATTACTAAGATTCAAGTGTAATAAAATCAAGAGCAAGATAGCGAACAGGACCTGTTCATGATGATGGGAACCATGTATGCTGCAAATATATTCTTAGGCTCTAGTAGACTGAATGGAGTGAAAAGCATCACAACAGGTGTAATCGACCAGGAAGTCTTAaattttataaaatctaatgacaTGCGGGGTATTCAAATCAAAAAATCTGTTAGTTGATGAAAGTTTTAGTTGACAATAATTTCTGATAGACAAAATTTTGGAAGATTTGTTAATATAGGTTGTAGACCAGCTCTGATGCTATTAGTTGTGGTGCTTGCTTTGCCACTGAAGCCTATGCTCTCGCCATTTCCTACGCCTCTCCTACTACTGCCTCTGCTTGCTCTGGTGCTGCTGGTTATTATACGGATGCTTATTAGGATAAACTAGGCAATGTGCATAAAGTCGGAACAAGCTATCAATATTGGTGGGGGGTAGCTCGCGAGAACTTTATGGCTTGGTAGTATCACCTTTTGCTACTGGGCTTTGCCTTTGCTCTCTTCGCTGCTTCAGGATCTGGAACAGGTGCTCTCGGCGAAGCTACCCCCTACTTATCTATAGGCGACTGGATCAACAGAATCTCAAGGGTATGCTGGACAAGGTGGTGGGGAAGTTTAACTAAGGTATGCCTtagtaaatttttaaattcaatggAGGGGAAAGAATCTTTTGAAATTGAATGGAGAACCCTGAAGAACCATTTCACAACTGTCTACAAGTGGAGAACCATACACACAATGGAGAACCATTTCATAGTTTGCAAGTGGCTCAACCATAGACTGACTCCTTTTCGCAAACTCAGTCCCTGCATTCATAGGCAGAAACTTCGTTGCTTTCTAGCTCTTCTTTTCTTATGCGATTGATTCAGATAGAAACTACAATAATAATAGATGAGTCGGAAACCATAAATAAGATAAGATTTTGAGAATTTTGGTTTGACATCTGTTATACTGAAATTTAGCTATCATTTTCCTATTAACCAATCTAAACTATTCAACTCGGTATCTGCTTTAGATAACTTATATCTTAATGGTTGTACAAAACATTTGGAGGACTTCCATAAATATCATTACGCCACTAAAATTATGCAAAACTCCATGAGAGGGTTTCATTCTTAAGGTGTAATCATTTCATTTAACATTTCAATATTATTTTTCTTCCATCTTTTTTAGGTGTGCATTTTTTTTCATGATTATAGTTATTATCAAGTTGGGAACACTAGCATGGATTTTGATTTAGGGAAGACATTATACAACATAACCCTTCTTCCTTTTTTTCTGTGTGTGCAAGTTTATATCTAACATCAAAAGTGGTATAAGAGCATAGAGTAGACTATTAAAAGTTGTGATGACTTTTGAATAGGTGGAAACACCTCGAGTAGGGTGCCCAACACCTGTGTTTGACcattttttgatagatttttgagagATAGACCTACGAGATAATAGTTTATTAAATACTTCATTGATTCATTAGATATTTAAAGATATATTATAGAGGTAATAGAatttttcttattgtatttaagGGTTGTTGCATTAATTTTGAAGGCTTTAGAGAGTTGGTGTGCATTAAAAACTTATGGATATGAATTCTTTATTATATTTCTAGTCAACCATACCTAAGAACTACCTTTGGAGGAGTAAAATTAGTAAATCCCAACCGCAAGGTCAAATTACatatttattagtttacatcattcccAGCCACCACTAATCATCCTTAGTATTTAATTAGTCATATAAGGTGTTGTTCTAATTGTTATAAAGTTATACTAGTTAAATAAGGTGTTATTTTAGTATTTTGGAAGCCTACATCAATCATATGTGTCATTATACCAATCATCAAAACGCTAGAATAGTCATATAAGATGCTGTTCTAACATTTCAAAAGGTTACATGCATCATATCAGGTGTAATAACAATTAATACAATGTTATATCATACACTAATAATATTGTACCTATATTGAAGAGAATCGATAAATCATTTGAAGTTCCTTTTGAGTTGCCATATTGCACCATCCATGATAGTTTTCTTGTGAATGCACTTGGGGAAATgttaatttaataaatttgttttctagcttgcatatcaatgttgtcattatttttctcattttacACTTAAATTAAATGAATGTTGTTACTACTATCATATGAATTTATACTTATATTAGAATGTAATTTAAAGTTATGTAaggtttttctaaattttctagCTTAGAAGGTGCAATTTAAATTTCTATTACAATAGAAACTTGTTATTCTTGGGGGGTGTGatgtagaaaatttaaaaaatatagaaaactataaaaataaaaataaaaaaaagagcaTTTCATATGTGCAGGGATAAAAGTCTTGATATATTAACTAAGTTGAGCTTTGCATCTATTGCGGTAATTTAATGATTATATTTCGCTATAATGGTCATTCTTTTCTTGAAAACAAACAAAAAGTTATTAGAGATGCTACAATAGTTTTTTCTATTTGTAAATATCAAAACTCTAAATAgatgggaatgtgcaaatgattttgAGGAAAGCACAATGTCATGCAAAGCATGCTGTTACTAAAAGTTAATACCCCTTATTATTATTGCTCATGATTTATAAATTTCTAAAAGAACAaatcttaatattttatttaatatatatttgtatTAATATTAAATTGAATGATTCCTTTTCATTTTGATGAGTTTGAACCTCCAAACAATTGATTGAACTTTCATGAAAAGTTCAATATGATTCAACATCACAATTATTACAATTAAAATTGCTTGACCAAATTAACCAAAATTTAATCATTATCAAATCTAAACAAATAAATATTTTCAGCCTATTTCAAATTACATTAtaacaaaagaaaaaatatatatatatgaaataataATACTATATCAAACAATCTATTAACTAATATCTTTGAAtgaaatgttcataataaaaattattaaaaatgttTCAACCTATTTTAAATTACACAACAATAGAAAAAAACAATTATAAATATGAATAATCAGTGGCATCATTTATATGTACTATATCAAATAATTTATTGACTAATATCTTCATTTATAGTGTTCTTTATTTATCCAACATGCCCATTCAACATTATGGAGCGATGGTTACTTTCAGTTAACATACGATTGATATCAAGCAACAACTTGGAAATTTTATTGCGTTTGATTAATCTATTAATAAAGAAATTACAATAGAAAGTATCACCAGCGACAAACCATGGCAGCTCAAAGTTGGAGCTTTAGACTGTGTGTATTCGGGATAGAATAAAGGGCCATTGATAAGACGCCTGCAATTGGTGGGGACAAACGAAAGAGTCTCATTGCCATTGTCGTAGAGAATATGATAATTTTGTTGTTGGAAATTTCCAAGGACGGCTGGCACACCTTCAACAGAAGCATCCCCCATATCCAGCACTGCCAGACACACTACAGATGGATCAACGTCTGTATATGTAATGAAATTCTGTTTTCCTTCAATAACATAGTCTGCGCCCCCACCCATGTGAAACGTCATATTCAGATAAGGTGCAAAGGCATAAGTTGCTTGATAGCATAGACTAAACCCATCTCGAGAGATGTTAATTCTCTTGTACCAAGGAGAAGAATCCGAAAAAGAATCCAAAACAGATCCTACTGCAGTGAAGGCTCCATTCGGTAAAACAGTATACGGTGTTACAGAGTCAATGATGAATCCCCCGCTTCCATTCGCTTGTATATCGAACGTTCCTTGCGGAATATTCACAGATAAGTTCCCCACACTTATTCCTTCCACTGAGAGGTAATAGTAGCTGTTGAGCTCCGGCGTGGCTGAGTTTTTTATCATCATCGTCGACTAGACTCCTGTGGCGCTCAATTCTGCTGCGCTGCCGAAAAGGAGAGGCGTGGAGGATATGTCATCGTAGTCTTCCGAGTAATCATCGGCAAGACAGTAGGAAAATTTAGACTCGCCAATCTGTGAGATGAGCGATAATTTCCGTCGCCCAAGCCCCACGACGCCATTTCTCCCGACGAGGCTATTTTTCCACACTACGCCGTCAGCACCCACCTCGCCGTCTCGCTGGGTGTCATGGCTACACCCAAATGCTACTCCAGCAAAGGAATGCGAAGTCCCGCTTCCATTTGTCATGGTGAAGGTCTCCGAGAATAACTCGCCCGATATGTTCCGGCTGCCTGTGTAATTATGAGAAAATTGACAGCTGGTTGAACAGGTCGAATTGGGAAGATTAGAGCAGAGGGAAGATGGGCAGGGGAGAGATTTGAAGGTAGAGGAACTCGTGGGGAGGGCTGTGCAGTCAAACCAAATTAGATCGCTGCCCGTATCAACTTGTGAGCGTATGCTTATTGGTGGCGTTCCCATTCCGATTATCATGAAATATGCTCTGTCCTCGCCCACCTCAGGAATACCCATACCCACTAGAGGTTCCAGTTTTCCTGTACTTTGAGCTTTAATTGAGGATTCCATTCTTTTGAGCCTGCTAAAGGCTGAATCACTTCTGAACTGGTGGTTTGCGCGCATAGCTTCCGCAAGAAGTAACGTACAAAAGCAGCACATGAACAGATTTACCGCAAGCATTGTGACCACATTTTTGTATGCCATTGTGGACTTAATTTTTCTAGCCTTTAGTTGCAGGCCTGCTTAGTGGGGAGTGGGGATCGCCTTGTATAACAGTACCCTACTAAATCTATGAGTCGGTTTCTGACAACTTCTATATTGGCTCCCTGTTGGTTCTTGGACCATTCTTgtgtttagatattttattttttttgggtttttgacaGCTTTCATCGCAGCCGGCTGGTTCTTGGACCATTCTTGTACTTTGACATTGATACATATTTGTTTTGATGAGAATCTCCCACAAGACGACGAAAGGAAAGGGGATTCGAGGAAAGCGTTTACAGTCTGTACATGTACTTGTCGACGATGCTAGTTGGTAATTTATTGATTAAGCATTACTTTGTTTTTATCTCTAGACGGCCAATAATTGTGTTTGATGCCACATTTGTACGAGATAATTTATCCCAATTCCATCCTGTGTACTGCTACAAATTGATTTGTGAGTTTACTATATCAAATCCATTGTTATCATACCGTGCTACAAATACAGGAAGGAATGCACTATTCTCACTTTAAGGTTAGCAATAATCCAAAACAATGTGTAAGAGAGAGTGTGTGTATCCTTGCATAGGATTTTGACAAAGGATGTTGTAGTGAGGAATGAGAGTAATGAAGAGAGTATTCCTCTAATAAAAATAATTTCAGATCAATAGAGTGAATCCATAATTAAAATGTAAATTATAATGGATTTATTTTAAGAGGATGGAAATGGCCATGAACATTGGAGAGTATAGAGTGTGAGATGGGAAAATGATCTAAATGGAATGGATGTTAgagattataaattaattaatcttattttcgAGATTAGAAAAAATAacgaaaatgaaaatttgaagtttCTTAGTGTGTCTAGGTTTAGAACATCTAATTCCTTAGCtaattgaaatgtaaaaatattttgAGTATAATCAAATAGAGGACCCCAACAGAATCAAGGTAACATAAACCAAGATAAAATTGCATGTTGTACTTTGGTGGAAAGATGTGTTGTTGAAATAAACAGAAGTGGGAAGAAAAATGACTACTTAAAATAGGATAGTTACTAGAATGAAGGCCATGCTATTCCAACCTGGTTATCAACTTGAGTTATTGAATAAATTTTAGAAATTATAAAAAATGGAGTTGCatgtaaagaaaaaaaataaaacttccaTAAGATCGGATAATAATAGCTAGATCATGTGAAGGCTTCATGATATGTCAATGTCCTAAAGATGAATATAAAGTATGGTTCGAACACTGTAAAACTATAATTTTTTTAAGAAGCCTATCAATAGGTTCGTATAAATAAGGAACCAATATCAATAAGGTAGAAATGTTTAGATAAAGGTAGAGGCTGGTTTGATAAGGATATAATATATGCAATTAGCAAAGGGAAAATACAACCATTATAAAGAGGCTAGTTTTTAACATACTTAGAACAAAATACATAGAACAATAGGAAGATATTACTCTTGAAGAGGTATATATTTTTTTGAGGTAGACAttacaatttttaataaaattattttatatatggACATCCTATATATTGGTCATATAAGTTTCCACAACACATGATAAAAACATCAAGATAGAGTGAGATTAGTAGTATACATGTATACAAATGAGGTCAAGAGTTCATATGATCAATCAATCATCGAGTGATTCTATTTAGTTGACAAGGAAGAACTTAAAATAAGGAAAGATAGTTTTGGAGTTCAACCATTCAAAAGAGAAACCCATTTATTATGATATTTAGGATTGGTTTAAATTTTTAGAAGGTCACAACAAATAGTTCATATATACACAACCTAGTTTAAATTGAAATGGTAGGGAAGACATGGTTTGAAGGGCTATCTCATACTTTACATAGGGTAATGATTATAGAGGGATCATCAAAGTATTGTAAAAATAATGTTTATTGAGATtctaaatatgcaactatgaagatgacatatgcCATCACATTATTGACCTTTGGAAATGCTCTATTAATTGATCTTGATATATAATCACAAAAATAAAAGTATTTCATATTGAGGAGAAAAAGTCCGTTTTAATAAACTAAATTTTTATTACTTCATGTGCAAATTGTGagactaaaataaataattttaagaaatcAATCTATTTTTACATAAACATATTAGTATAATATAGATAAATTCTTGAGGATTGCTATGATGGTTGTCTATAGTAGAAAGATCACTATGTTAGATATGGGACATTTTTTGttcatttatatttacattaaTTTTGGCTTTCCATCGTGTCATATGTAACCATGAACCATGATTTGTTAGGCATTTCTTGTAAAATTAATGAAGAACATTATTTTCATAATTAGATTAGTCTACAACTTTTCGATAATAGATAGGACAAAAAAATAAAAGTGATTAATAAAGCAATTGTCTATCTTACATAGATATAATCTTACATCATCTCTCCTTAAAAAAACATAAACATAGAACATCTTTTTTACTAACAATATTTATGTTATCATTTATAATATAATATGaattatattttaaaaagtaaTTGAAACATGCCATATTTCTAAAATCCAAACTAAATTAGA contains:
- the LOC131863418 gene encoding aspartic proteinase nepenthesin-2-like, whose protein sequence is MAYKNVVTMLAVNLFMCCFCTLLLAEAMRANHQFRSDSAFSRLKRMESSIKAQSTGKLEPLVGMGIPEVGEDRAYFMIIGMGTPPISIRSQVDTGSDLIWFDCTALPTSSSTFKSLPCPSSLCSNLPNSTCSTSCQFSHNYTGSRNISGELFSETFTMTNGSGTSHSFAGVAFGCSHDTQRDGEVGADGVVWKNSLVGRNGVVGLGRRKLSLISQIGESKFSYCLADDYSEDYDDISSTPLLFGSAAELSATGV